The sequence below is a genomic window from Deltaproteobacteria bacterium.
AGCGCCGCGGCGGTCGCCGGCGCGAGCCCCAGCTCGCGCAGGTCGAGGAGCGCGCTCGCCCGGTCGAGCAGGCGGAGCGCTACGCGCTCGCCGAAGGCGGTCGGTACGATCGACACGCGCACGTCGATGTCGCGGCCGGCGACACGCACGCGGAGGCGCCCGTCCTGCGGGAGCCGCCGCTCCGCGATGTCGAGCCCGGCCATGATCTTGACGCGCGCCGCGATCGCCGCGGCGAGGCGCCCGGGCGGGGCGAGCACGTCGTGCAGGAGGCCATCCGTGCGAAAGCGCACCGCGAGGCCGCGCTCGTGGGGCTCGATGTGGATGTCGCTCGCGCCGTCCTTGACGGCCTGGGCGAGGAGCGCGTTCACCAGGCGGATGACGGGCGTGTCGTCGCCCGCCTCGAGGAGATCGGGTGGCTCGTCGAGCTCGCTCGCCACCAGATCCAGGCGCTCGTCCTCGATCGCGTCCATCGTGTCGGCGGCCGAGCGCGCGGCGGCGTCGTAGGCGCGCGTGATCGCCTCGCGCAGCGCCGGCGCGGGAACGACGAGCGGCCGCACCGGGGCGCGGTAGAGGAAGCGGAGGTCCTCGAGCGCCGCCAGCGCCGCCGGGTCGGCGAGCGCGACGGCGAGCCCGGCCCCGTCGCGCGCGAGCGGGAGCACGAGGTGCCGCTTGGCGAACGGCATGGGGAGAAGCGCGGTCAGCTCGCGCGCGGGGAGCGCCGGGGGCGCGGCCGCGAAGGGAAGGCCGGCCGCCTCGGCCAGCGCCCGGCCGAAGGTCGCAGCGCCGGTCGCGCCGATCTCGGCGAGAGCCTCGGCCAGCGTGCGGCCCTCGCGCCGGCGGGAGGCGGCCCGCGCCACGACGTCGGCGGAGATGCCGAGCGCGGCGGCCGCTTCGCGGTCGAGCTC
It includes:
- the gspE gene encoding type II secretion system protein GspE, which produces MELDREAAAALGISADVVARAASRRREGRTLAEALAEIGATGAATFGRALAEAAGLPFAAAPPALPARELTALLPMPFAKRHLVLPLARDGAGLAVALADPAALAALEDLRFLYRAPVRPLVVPAPALREAITRAYDAAARSAADTMDAIEDERLDLVASELDEPPDLLEAGDDTPVIRLVNALLAQAVKDGASDIHIEPHERGLAVRFRTDGLLHDVLAPPGRLAAAIAARVKIMAGLDIAERRLPQDGRLRVRVAGRDIDVRVSIVPTAFGERVALRLLDRASALLDLRELGLAPATAAALERVLGQSHGLVLVTGPTGSGKTTTLYAALRRLATGERNIMTIEDPIEYQLRGIGQMQVGPRIGLTFAAGLRAVLRQDPDVILIGEIRDRETVEIALQAALTGHLVFSTLHTNDAPGAMTRLVDMGVEPFLISSSVLAVLAQRLLRRVCDGCAVAGRPTADERRALGPATPEVLRRAGPGCAACRGTGYRGRSAIHELLVVDDPVRALVMARADAAQVRRHATAAGMATLRDDGFAKARAGVTTVAEVLRVTQDEG